The Natrinema salifodinae genome includes a window with the following:
- a CDS encoding nucleotide sugar dehydrogenase, whose product MSSVCVHGLGYIGLPTAAMFANYGHDVVGFDVDEELVAELNGGEVRIDEPGLRAFVTQALESGQLLIDDEVPSSKYHIICVPTPLDRETRRVDLSYVRQSAKAIAPELRTGDTVILESTVPPGTTVDTVQPILERDGFDAGEDIALVHCPETVLPGNIITELRENDRIIGGVNGVSTEAAVRLYESFVESEIRTMVDATTAEFVKLIQNTYRDANIALANEIAKLAADYGVDSREAIELANTHPRVELHQPGPGVGGHCLPIDPWFLGHDSDELDLIARARAVNDGMAGYVVDRLEAELGTVSERKIAVLGVAYKGNVGDTRMSPGLTLADELQERALGESPLEARADGDEPIHLSLHDPHVTDQALALDSFDEAVADADALVVTADHTEYESLDPATVERRMAGNVVVDTKTILDETAWSATDIELIRL is encoded by the coding sequence GCCACGACGTCGTCGGCTTCGACGTCGACGAGGAACTGGTCGCCGAACTCAACGGCGGGGAGGTCCGCATCGACGAACCCGGCCTCAGGGCGTTCGTTACCCAGGCCCTCGAGTCCGGACAGCTGCTCATCGACGACGAGGTACCGTCCTCGAAGTACCACATCATCTGCGTCCCGACGCCGCTGGATCGGGAGACCAGGCGGGTCGACCTCTCGTACGTCAGGCAGTCGGCGAAGGCGATCGCCCCCGAATTGCGAACCGGGGATACGGTGATCCTCGAGTCGACGGTCCCGCCGGGGACGACGGTCGACACCGTCCAGCCGATCCTCGAGCGAGACGGGTTCGACGCGGGCGAGGACATCGCGCTCGTCCACTGTCCGGAGACGGTCCTTCCGGGGAACATCATCACCGAACTCCGGGAAAACGACCGGATCATCGGCGGGGTCAACGGCGTCTCGACGGAGGCGGCCGTCCGCCTCTACGAGTCGTTCGTCGAGAGCGAGATCAGGACGATGGTCGACGCGACGACCGCCGAGTTCGTCAAGCTAATCCAGAACACGTACCGGGACGCGAACATCGCGCTGGCGAACGAGATCGCGAAACTCGCCGCCGACTACGGCGTCGACTCGCGGGAAGCGATCGAGTTGGCGAACACTCATCCGCGCGTCGAGCTCCACCAGCCGGGTCCCGGCGTCGGGGGTCACTGTCTCCCCATCGACCCGTGGTTCCTCGGGCACGACTCCGACGAACTCGATTTGATCGCCCGCGCGCGAGCCGTCAACGACGGGATGGCGGGGTACGTCGTCGACCGGCTCGAGGCGGAGCTCGGGACGGTCAGCGAACGGAAGATCGCGGTCCTCGGCGTCGCATACAAGGGAAACGTCGGCGACACGCGCATGAGTCCGGGGTTGACCCTCGCGGACGAACTCCAGGAGCGAGCGTTGGGCGAGTCGCCCCTCGAAGCGCGGGCGGACGGCGACGAACCGATCCACCTCTCGTTGCACGATCCGCACGTGACCGACCAGGCGCTCGCCCTCGACTCGTTCGACGAGGCGGTGGCGGATGCCGATGCGCTCGTCGTGACGGCCGACCACACGGAGTACGAGTCGCTCGATCCGGCGACCGTCGAACGACGGATGGCGGGGAACGTCGTCGTCGATACCAAGACGATTCTCGACGAGACGGCGTGGAGCGCGACCGACATAGAGCTGATTCGACTGTAA